The candidate division WOR-3 bacterium genome has a segment encoding these proteins:
- a CDS encoding ATP-binding protein, whose protein sequence is MKRNIYRNLLSWKEKKNRKPLIIKGARQTGKTYTVQEFGKNEFSKLHYINFEKDRKASQIFVKDLNPDRILNEMRFFLSQDIDSQNDLIFFDEIQEEPRALTSLKYFSEEKPGINIISAGSLIGLHLTEESSFPVGKVEFLNMYPMNFEEFLEGSGENLLYSFLKEYDGKINIPEIIHEKFVTELKKYFVVGGMPEAIKIFTEYKNDTFKAFNNVREYQENLLYSINADMAKHSGKQNSMQIERVFRSIPEQLSRIRDGSSGRYIFKNVIPGVNRYSRMIGVIDWLVTADLVLKTHIIDHASVPLTGNIKENMMKLYFYDIGLLGSISGLSPKSIIDYDYGRYKGYFAESFAARELVTDYNVKLFSWFKNRAEIDFLVEKNGKVIPIEIKAGEKIKTKSLNFFNKICKSEKSYVLSMRSFHEDNIGGTANYPLYMISRILELKK, encoded by the coding sequence ATGAAAAGAAATATTTACAGGAATTTGCTGTCTTGGAAGGAAAAAAAGAACAGAAAACCTCTTATAATAAAAGGGGCGAGACAAACAGGTAAAACTTATACTGTTCAAGAATTCGGAAAAAATGAATTTTCCAAGCTTCATTACATAAACTTTGAAAAAGACAGAAAAGCTTCTCAAATATTTGTAAAAGATCTCAATCCAGACAGAATACTTAACGAAATGAGATTTTTTCTGTCTCAGGACATTGATTCGCAAAACGATCTGATTTTTTTTGATGAAATTCAGGAAGAACCACGCGCTTTGACTTCTTTAAAATATTTTAGCGAGGAAAAACCGGGCATCAATATTATATCGGCAGGTTCTCTCATAGGTCTTCATCTGACAGAAGAATCAAGTTTCCCCGTGGGTAAAGTGGAATTTTTAAACATGTACCCTATGAACTTTGAGGAGTTTTTGGAAGGGTCAGGAGAAAATTTATTGTACTCTTTTTTGAAAGAATATGACGGTAAAATTAATATTCCAGAAATTATTCACGAGAAATTTGTCACTGAACTGAAAAAATATTTTGTTGTCGGCGGAATGCCTGAGGCCATAAAGATATTTACTGAATACAAAAATGACACTTTCAAAGCTTTCAACAATGTCCGTGAATATCAGGAAAATCTTCTTTATTCAATTAACGCAGATATGGCAAAACATTCCGGCAAGCAGAATTCCATGCAGATAGAGAGAGTTTTCAGAAGTATACCGGAACAATTGTCAAGGATCAGAGACGGTTCTTCCGGCAGGTATATTTTTAAAAACGTGATACCGGGTGTAAACAGATATTCAAGAATGATTGGTGTTATTGATTGGTTGGTGACTGCAGACCTTGTTTTAAAAACTCATATAATTGATCATGCCTCTGTTCCTTTGACTGGAAATATTAAAGAAAATATGATGAAACTATACTTTTACGATATTGGTCTTCTCGGTTCCATAAGCGGTTTATCTCCAAAAAGTATTATTGATTACGACTACGGAAGATATAAAGGTTATTTTGCCGAAAGCTTTGCGGCGAGAGAACTCGTGACAGATTATAACGTCAAATTGTTTTCATGGTTTAAAAATAGAGCTGAAATAGATTTTCTTGTCGAAAAAAATGGAAAAGTAATACCAATTGAAATAAAAGCCGGTGAAAAGATTAAGACAAAAAGCCTTAATTTTTTTAACAAAATTTGCAAAAGTGAAAAATCTTATGTTCTCAGCATGAGGAGTTTTCATGAGGACAATATTGGCGGTACAGCGAATTACCCGCTTTATATGATTTCGAGGATTTTGGAGCTCAAGAAATAA
- a CDS encoding T9SS type A sorting domain-containing protein — translation MKLKNLFCFLLTCIVISGISASNFISNEDHRFLPYETGTWTNLGEGIWNGRVYDVIVWDSEVYVVGNFLDAGNVSNADRIAKWNGTSWEALGTGADYEVKAVAAGDSLLYVGGDFSSVGGVPNTMSIAQWNGTTWEPLGAGLDGWANDIKVSGQFVYVGGAFGNAGGYPAADNIARWNVNTWEPLGTIALEGWVATIYLYDTLVYVGGSFFNAGGNPDADRITVWNGSTWGSFGSGLNGIVWAIARSGNIIYAGGEFTDAGGDPNADYIAVWNGSSWQALGPGLNNIVSSILISGSKIYVAGYFTDAGGDPNADRIAVWNGTSWESLGTGMNNICLSLYSSGNDIYAGGEFTDAGGNPLADRVAKWVPNLGVEEIEEGLIYPIILTSLIPNPMSNTTTISFDVKTDCRVCVEVFNVLGQKVAIILDENLTTGNYRFTWNGKDFQGNLVQNGSYFCRVQSGDYSKTLEFSVMR, via the coding sequence ATGAAATTGAAGAACTTGTTTTGTTTTCTTCTGACATGTATTGTTATCTCCGGTATTTCAGCCTCAAATTTCATTTCAAACGAAGACCACAGGTTTTTGCCCTACGAAACAGGAACGTGGACAAACCTTGGAGAAGGCATCTGGAACGGAAGAGTCTATGACGTAATTGTTTGGGATTCAGAGGTTTATGTCGTAGGAAATTTTCTAGATGCAGGCAATGTAAGCAATGCCGACCGTATAGCAAAATGGAACGGCACATCTTGGGAAGCTCTCGGAACTGGAGCAGATTACGAAGTCAAGGCTGTAGCAGCCGGCGACAGTTTATTATACGTCGGTGGTGATTTTTCAAGTGTCGGAGGAGTTCCCAATACAATGAGCATTGCACAATGGAACGGCACAACATGGGAACCACTCGGTGCAGGATTAGACGGATGGGCCAACGATATCAAAGTTTCGGGGCAATTTGTATATGTTGGCGGAGCTTTTGGAAACGCAGGTGGATATCCGGCCGCAGATAATATAGCAAGATGGAATGTCAACACTTGGGAACCTCTGGGCACTATAGCATTGGAAGGATGGGTTGCAACTATATATCTTTATGACACTTTAGTCTATGTAGGAGGTTCTTTTTTTAACGCAGGCGGCAATCCCGACGCGGACCGTATAACGGTGTGGAATGGTTCAACATGGGGATCGTTTGGATCAGGTCTTAACGGTATTGTCTGGGCTATTGCCCGTTCAGGAAACATCATTTATGCAGGCGGTGAATTCACTGACGCTGGTGGCGATCCGAACGCCGACTATATCGCAGTGTGGAATGGCTCGTCTTGGCAAGCTTTAGGACCGGGATTGAACAACATCGTCAGTTCGATTCTCATTTCAGGATCCAAAATATACGTTGCCGGATATTTCACTGACGCCGGCGGTGATCCTAACGCTGACCGGATTGCAGTATGGAACGGAACATCTTGGGAATCGCTGGGCACTGGAATGAACAATATTTGCTTATCTTTGTATTCCTCGGGAAACGACATTTACGCAGGAGGAGAGTTCACGGATGCAGGAGGCAACCCTCTGGCTGACAGAGTCGCAAAATGGGTTCCCAACCTCGGAGTCGAGGAAATCGAGGAAGGTTTAATCTATCCCATTATATTGACGTCTCTTATTCCAAATCCCATGTCCAATACAACAACGATATCTTTCGATGTAAAAACTGACTGCCGGGTCTGTGTCGAAGTGTTCAACGTGTTGGGTCAAAAAGTAGCGATAATCCTCGACGAAAACCTGACCACAGGAAATTACAGATTCACTTGGAATGGCAAAGATTTCCAGGGGAACCTAGTCCAAAACGGCTCATACTTCTGTCGAGTTCAATCCGGAGATTATTCTAAAACACTCGAATTTTCAGTTATGAGGTGA
- a CDS encoding type II toxin-antitoxin system PemK/MazF family toxin yields MEGFVRGEVVVIPFPFSDLTNSKKRPALIVSRLKGDDVILCQITSKTIKDDYAIEILDSDFNKGSLNQPSNIRPNKLFTADKKIIRRSVGNLNDKKFDKVIEKIVQIIENKI; encoded by the coding sequence TTGGAAGGATTTGTAAGGGGAGAAGTAGTAGTCATTCCTTTTCCGTTCTCTGATTTGACAAACAGTAAAAAAAGACCCGCTCTAATAGTATCAAGGCTTAAAGGCGATGATGTTATTCTTTGTCAAATTACGAGCAAAACCATTAAAGACGATTATGCTATAGAAATTCTTGATTCAGATTTTAATAAAGGATCTCTCAATCAGCCAAGCAATATAAGACCCAACAAGTTATTCACGGCTGACAAAAAAATCATTAGAAGGTCTGTTGGAAATTTGAATGACAAAAAGTTTGATAAAGTAATAGAAAAAATTGTTCAGATCATAGAAAATAAAATTTAA
- the gpmA gene encoding 2,3-diphosphoglycerate-dependent phosphoglycerate mutase, whose amino-acid sequence MYELTLLRHGESVWNKENRFTGWTDVDLSEKGVVEAHSAGKKLKEKGFVFDIAFASVLKRAIRTLWIALDEMDLMWIPVERNWRLNERHYGALQGLNKSEMAQKFGEQQVHIWRRSYDIRPPELTKADLRYPGNDPRYKNLSEKDLPLTECLKDTVARFLPLWHESIAPTVKSGKKVIIAAHGNSLRALVKFLDDIPEDKIVSLNIPTGIPLIYELDDALKPVKHYYLASDEELSSAEQAVKNQGKA is encoded by the coding sequence ATGTATGAATTGACACTTTTAAGACACGGTGAGAGTGTATGGAACAAGGAGAACCGCTTCACAGGATGGACCGATGTAGATCTTTCCGAAAAAGGCGTCGTAGAGGCTCACTCAGCCGGCAAAAAACTAAAGGAAAAAGGCTTTGTTTTCGATATAGCGTTCGCTTCTGTTTTGAAAAGAGCCATAAGGACTCTCTGGATAGCTCTCGATGAAATGGACCTTATGTGGATACCGGTCGAAAGGAACTGGAGGCTCAACGAACGCCACTACGGTGCCCTACAGGGCTTGAACAAATCTGAAATGGCGCAGAAATTCGGAGAGCAACAGGTTCATATATGGAGAAGAAGTTATGACATCAGGCCCCCTGAGCTTACCAAGGCCGACCTCCGCTATCCGGGCAACGACCCCCGCTACAAAAACCTGTCCGAAAAAGACCTGCCCCTGACCGAGTGCCTGAAAGACACTGTCGCGAGGTTTCTGCCCTTGTGGCACGAAAGTATCGCACCGACTGTCAAATCCGGCAAAAAAGTGATTATCGCCGCTCACGGAAATAGCTTGAGAGCGCTGGTTAAATTTCTAGACGACATTCCTGAGGACAAGATTGTATCCCTGAATATACCGACAGGTATACCGCTGATCTACGAACTCGACGACGCTTTAAAGCCCGTAAAGCATTACTACCTCGCATCTGACGAGGAACTCTCCTCAGCAGAACAGGCCGTGAAGAATCAGGGTAAAGCGTAA
- a CDS encoding histidine phosphatase family protein: MTKISFVRHGQSTSNCQKRLQGQGESDITELGLLQAQSLERRLKNSKFDFIYSSPLKRALKTAEVITKKRCQPIIRSDLLKEINLGIWEGKLIEDIQRETPKEYDDFNLRPHIFAITGGETFEEVQKRAEKFLNYVSKEHKDKSILAFSHGVLIRTACALAEKKPLSEVWNTDKIDNTSITVISVENGNFKVTSLGEDSHLHLIQKETSCMN, translated from the coding sequence ATGACGAAAATCTCTTTCGTCAGGCATGGCCAAAGCACTTCGAACTGTCAAAAAAGGCTCCAGGGACAGGGCGAATCAGATATCACCGAACTCGGATTGTTACAGGCGCAATCTCTCGAAAGACGGCTCAAAAACTCCAAATTTGATTTTATCTATTCAAGCCCTCTCAAAAGAGCCCTGAAAACCGCTGAAGTAATCACAAAAAAAAGATGCCAGCCAATAATCAGATCGGACCTGTTAAAAGAAATAAATCTCGGAATCTGGGAAGGTAAACTCATCGAAGACATACAGAGGGAAACTCCGAAAGAATATGACGATTTCAACCTCCGTCCCCATATTTTTGCAATAACAGGAGGCGAGACTTTTGAAGAAGTTCAAAAAAGGGCGGAGAAGTTTTTAAATTATGTCTCCAAAGAACATAAAGATAAAAGTATTCTGGCTTTTTCACACGGAGTTCTTATAAGAACCGCCTGTGCTCTTGCAGAAAAAAAACCTCTTTCGGAGGTCTGGAACACAGATAAAATAGACAACACGTCCATAACAGTAATCTCCGTTGAAAACGGAAATTTCAAAGTTACAAGCCTCGGCGAAGATTCTCATCTTCACTTGATCCAAAAGGAGACATCATGTATGAATTGA
- a CDS encoding polysaccharide deacetylase family protein → MKATVFAFIFTALSLAEIASAQKRVAITIDDLPFTYTRGLSREQKQDYFLRILDTLDSRGVKVTGFTVTSTINSFALDLMNEFVRRGHTVANHTHTHHDLDDVSAEEYISDFIVCDSVLTSLFGERPKYFRYPCLSMGDTPEKRDSVLAALRSRGYEVAPVTIDNDDWKFNKTFVDSFPSGDTVFLESVKRDYLSHISERIVYNDSFYTKKYKRDVPLIMLLHMNYLNSFTLGEILDHFKENGWTFISLEEALEDTVYRKYSRYSGETGK, encoded by the coding sequence ATGAAAGCTACTGTTTTTGCTTTTATTTTCACCGCCTTATCGCTCGCGGAAATCGCTTCGGCTCAAAAAAGAGTCGCCATCACAATAGACGACCTGCCTTTCACATACACAAGAGGCCTCAGCCGAGAACAGAAACAGGACTATTTCCTGAGAATTCTCGACACTCTCGATTCCAGAGGCGTCAAGGTGACCGGTTTTACAGTGACATCGACGATAAACTCTTTCGCCCTCGACCTCATGAACGAATTCGTCCGAAGAGGCCACACAGTAGCAAACCACACTCATACCCATCATGACCTCGACGACGTTTCGGCGGAAGAATACATTTCGGATTTCATTGTTTGCGACTCTGTGCTGACTTCTCTTTTCGGTGAAAGACCCAAGTACTTCAGGTATCCCTGTCTCAGCATGGGAGACACACCTGAAAAAAGGGATTCCGTCCTCGCGGCGCTCAGAAGCCGCGGCTACGAAGTCGCTCCGGTAACGATAGACAATGACGACTGGAAGTTCAACAAAACATTCGTCGACTCATTTCCGTCCGGTGACACGGTTTTTCTCGAATCCGTCAAGCGGGATTATCTCTCCCACATAAGCGAGAGAATCGTATACAACGACAGTTTTTACACAAAAAAATACAAAAGAGACGTGCCTCTTATAATGCTTCTGCACATGAATTATCTTAACTCTTTCACCCTCGGTGAAATTCTCGATCATTTCAAGGAAAATGGCTGGACATTTATATCCCTGGAAGAAGCTCTCGAAGACACGGTCTACAGAAAGTATTCGCGCTATTCGGGAGAGACGGGTAAATGA
- a CDS encoding PLP-dependent aminotransferase family protein, translating to MNHRFSKISTSIKRSEIRELLSLTRKPGIISFGGGLPDSKLFPTKEITEITEKVLHSKGYLALQYGPTPGEVEMQTSLVKFMADFGEKATEEQICVTSSSQQGLDLVSRLFIDEGTPVIMELPSYLGAIQAFRRDMARMIGVKMDFGGMEIYALEKEVDELEKKGTPPSFIYTIPDFQNPSGITMTLERRNELVKFARKREILIIEDSPYRELSFTGNILPSLWTISGGSGVILLKTFSKMLFPGMRMGWITAEKEIIEKIIMLKQSVDLCTPSFTQLILSEFISKGKMEETIQKAIDLYKPKISTMLGALEENMPRQVEWSKPEGGMFLWVILPENIDAKDVFYKAIEKNVAFVTGQPFHCDASGKNTLRLNYSFPSIEQIDRGIKILSEVIGEFL from the coding sequence ATGAACCACAGATTCTCAAAAATTTCTACGAGCATAAAAAGATCGGAAATCAGGGAGCTTCTCAGCTTGACCAGAAAGCCGGGCATAATTTCTTTCGGAGGCGGTCTTCCCGACTCGAAGCTTTTCCCGACGAAAGAGATAACCGAGATAACTGAAAAAGTTCTTCACTCAAAAGGCTATCTGGCTCTCCAGTACGGACCGACACCGGGTGAAGTTGAAATGCAGACTTCCCTCGTAAAGTTCATGGCCGATTTCGGCGAAAAGGCTACCGAGGAACAGATATGCGTCACTTCATCGTCACAGCAGGGTCTCGACCTCGTTTCGAGGCTTTTCATTGACGAAGGCACTCCCGTCATAATGGAACTGCCTTCTTATCTTGGAGCCATCCAGGCTTTCAGACGCGACATGGCCAGAATGATAGGCGTAAAAATGGACTTCGGCGGAATGGAAATTTACGCCCTCGAAAAAGAAGTTGACGAACTCGAAAAGAAGGGCACTCCGCCTTCATTTATATACACGATTCCGGATTTCCAAAATCCTTCAGGGATTACGATGACACTTGAAAGGAGAAATGAACTCGTCAAATTTGCCCGGAAAAGAGAAATACTGATAATCGAAGATTCTCCCTACAGAGAGCTCAGTTTTACCGGAAACATATTACCGAGTCTTTGGACAATTTCAGGAGGCAGCGGAGTAATCCTTCTGAAGACATTTTCAAAAATGCTTTTTCCCGGCATGAGAATGGGCTGGATTACGGCAGAAAAAGAAATCATAGAAAAAATAATAATGCTCAAACAGTCCGTCGACCTCTGCACTCCGTCTTTCACTCAGCTCATATTGTCTGAATTCATCTCGAAAGGAAAAATGGAAGAAACCATACAAAAAGCCATCGACCTTTACAAACCAAAAATTTCGACCATGCTCGGAGCTCTCGAAGAAAACATGCCCCGGCAGGTCGAGTGGTCAAAACCTGAAGGCGGAATGTTCCTGTGGGTCATACTGCCGGAAAACATTGACGCCAAAGATGTATTCTATAAAGCTATAGAAAAAAATGTCGCCTTCGTAACCGGCCAGCCTTTCCACTGCGACGCGTCCGGAAAGAACACTCTGAGACTGAATTATTCTTTTCCTTCGATCGAGCAGATTGACAGAGGGATAAAAATTCTGTCTGAAGTGATAGGAGAATTCTTATGA
- a CDS encoding PD-(D/E)XK nuclease family protein, translating to MDVSVGELVKFVYFDQDLESGFRSLKKAVRGVVLHREYQESKSAKADYSAEVFLTYDFEFKGREFTLKGKADGIFRDSGIATVEEIKTGSVQGREESALEMHLAQAKCYAFMYSRINNEDSVKVLVTYLDETGPKSEKSLVFTKEELERDFFALFDKYYRWIEFEENRRIQRNATLKKASFPHSKYRKGQDELSASVFEAIESSKTLFFRAPTGIGKTVATIFPAMKAIGDNLVEKAFYLTAKNTTREVVEKTLELFLEKGVALKSVSITAKSRICFMNLEVCDTSHCPYAKGYYGRVNGAIIEALENDNLLTRNEIEKYAEKHSVCPFEFSLDVSNYCDFIVCDYNYLFDPAVFLRRYFTQDSNDFVFLVDEAHNLPDRAREMFSAQLKLSDFSNKKYLADDDILEGCTEAVEEFFRDLASKLPEEGFWVQKEPVEEIIELLAAFSTACGLWLEENYGKKHYEELLKLYFDVQSYLKTFEYYGPTYVTYTKFERGDVLLKQFCLDPSENIGQILKKGRSGVFFSATLKPIEYYRDILGGNHDSVLLELNSPFPKENLAICVTPFVSTKYASRDFSLICVCSIIHELISSKKGNYMAYFPSYVYLEKALACFEEKYPDVKIIGQKAQMTESQRKKFLKNFKKTKKEGVLGFAVMGGVFSEGIDLHGEKLSGAVIVGVGLPRICFELDIIREYFESKLEAGFEFAYMYPGMNKVLQAAGRVIRTEKDRGAIILVDERFSLSRYTDLFPEEWSNFKTASSTNDVKTILEAFWAKATK from the coding sequence TTGGACGTATCGGTAGGTGAATTAGTCAAATTCGTGTATTTCGATCAGGATCTCGAATCCGGATTCAGAAGTCTGAAAAAAGCCGTCAGGGGCGTAGTTCTTCACAGGGAATACCAGGAGTCGAAATCCGCAAAAGCCGATTACTCGGCCGAGGTATTTCTCACGTACGATTTCGAGTTTAAGGGAAGGGAATTCACTCTGAAAGGAAAAGCCGACGGTATATTTCGTGACTCAGGAATCGCCACTGTGGAAGAGATAAAAACGGGTAGCGTTCAAGGAAGGGAAGAGAGCGCCCTCGAGATGCACCTTGCACAGGCAAAGTGCTACGCGTTCATGTACTCGCGGATAAATAATGAAGACTCCGTAAAAGTTTTAGTGACTTATCTGGACGAAACAGGTCCGAAATCCGAAAAAAGCCTCGTATTTACAAAAGAAGAACTCGAGAGAGATTTTTTTGCCCTGTTTGACAAATATTACAGATGGATTGAATTTGAGGAGAACAGAAGAATACAGAGAAACGCCACGCTTAAAAAAGCGAGTTTTCCACACTCAAAATACAGAAAAGGACAGGACGAGCTCTCTGCGAGCGTTTTCGAAGCGATAGAATCTTCAAAGACTCTGTTTTTTAGGGCACCGACCGGAATCGGTAAAACAGTGGCGACAATTTTTCCCGCGATGAAGGCTATTGGAGACAATCTTGTCGAAAAGGCTTTTTATCTCACGGCAAAAAATACCACGAGGGAAGTCGTTGAAAAAACTCTGGAGCTGTTTCTGGAAAAAGGCGTCGCTTTGAAATCAGTTTCAATAACTGCTAAAAGCAGGATATGCTTCATGAATCTCGAAGTCTGCGACACGAGCCACTGCCCTTATGCCAAAGGATATTACGGACGAGTCAACGGAGCCATCATAGAAGCTCTGGAAAACGACAACCTTTTGACGAGAAACGAGATCGAAAAATACGCCGAAAAGCACAGTGTTTGCCCTTTCGAGTTTTCGCTCGATGTTTCAAATTACTGCGATTTCATCGTCTGCGATTACAATTACCTTTTCGATCCGGCCGTTTTTCTGAGAAGGTATTTTACACAGGATTCCAATGATTTCGTTTTTCTCGTCGATGAGGCTCACAATTTACCTGACAGAGCACGCGAGATGTTTTCGGCTCAGTTAAAACTTTCGGATTTCTCCAACAAAAAATATTTGGCTGACGATGATATTCTCGAAGGATGCACAGAAGCCGTCGAGGAATTTTTCAGGGACCTCGCGTCGAAACTGCCCGAAGAGGGATTTTGGGTGCAGAAAGAACCGGTGGAGGAAATTATTGAACTTCTCGCGGCTTTCTCCACGGCGTGCGGATTATGGCTCGAGGAAAATTACGGAAAAAAACATTACGAGGAATTGCTTAAGCTGTATTTCGATGTCCAGTCTTATTTGAAGACTTTTGAATATTACGGCCCCACTTATGTCACTTACACGAAATTCGAAAGAGGAGACGTCCTGCTGAAACAATTTTGTTTGGACCCTTCTGAGAACATAGGGCAGATATTGAAAAAAGGAAGATCGGGAGTGTTTTTTTCGGCGACTCTCAAACCAATTGAATATTACAGAGACATTCTCGGCGGAAATCATGACTCTGTATTGCTCGAACTTAATTCGCCTTTTCCAAAAGAAAACCTCGCAATTTGCGTGACTCCATTTGTTTCGACGAAGTACGCTTCGAGAGATTTCAGTCTTATCTGTGTCTGTTCTATAATACACGAACTGATTTCATCCAAAAAAGGCAATTACATGGCATATTTTCCGTCGTACGTATATCTGGAAAAAGCTCTGGCTTGTTTTGAGGAAAAGTATCCCGACGTAAAAATAATAGGGCAAAAAGCTCAGATGACCGAATCGCAGAGAAAAAAATTTTTAAAAAACTTCAAAAAAACAAAAAAAGAAGGAGTCCTCGGATTCGCCGTCATGGGAGGCGTATTTTCTGAAGGCATTGATCTTCACGGAGAAAAACTTTCGGGAGCGGTGATCGTTGGAGTGGGTCTCCCCAGGATCTGTTTCGAACTCGACATAATAAGGGAGTATTTCGAGTCCAAGCTGGAAGCTGGATTCGAGTTCGCATACATGTATCCTGGTATGAACAAAGTTCTTCAAGCTGCCGGAAGAGTAATAAGGACGGAAAAGGACAGAGGGGCGATAATTCTCGTCGACGAAAGATTTTCTCTCTCCAGATATACCGACTTGTTTCCCGAAGAATGGTCGAATTTCAAAACAGCGTCTTCGACGAATGATGTAAAAACTATACTTGAAGCTTTTTGGGCTAAAGCGACAAAATAA